The following proteins are co-located in the Macadamia integrifolia cultivar HAES 741 chromosome 3, SCU_Mint_v3, whole genome shotgun sequence genome:
- the LOC122074774 gene encoding uncharacterized protein LOC122074774, which produces MKIDKEIFHSSHPQHKLKLQYTEVPFNCDGCKEAGIGLKYKCEQCEFDLHKACAVAPPISTTHPFYKKCEFRFYERPPGNVMRICDACRNDVLGFVYHCNKCGFDLHPCCANLPQVLDDGKHNLYLCLKLSSSCHCCGGKGPGWSYRSECKNYNLHVSCVKELLMESWQAMYLNVDKNKVRELQTRIPSLKGTLQSHHHRGKGGKVKKCCQIAAGAVRVIISAILGDPTVIIGAVVGALISN; this is translated from the coding sequence atgaagatcgataaggaGATCTTTCACTCTAGTCACCCACAACACAAACTGAAGCTCCAGTACACAGAAGTCCCCTTCAACTGCGATGGGTGCAAGGAAGCTGGCATTGGCCTCAAATACAAGTGCGAGCAATGCGAATTTGACCTACACAAGGCCTGCGCCGTGGCGCCTCCTATCAGTACTACTCACCCCTTCTACAAGAAATGTGAATTCAGGTTCTATGAAAGACCACCAGGCAATGTCATGAGGATATGTGATGCTTGCAGGAATGATGTGTTAGGGTTTGTGTATCACTGCAACAAGTGTGGTTTTGATCTTCACCCATGTTGTGCAAACCTCCCACAAGTCCTAGATGATGGGAAACACAACTTGTATCTGTGCCTTAAGCTTTCAAGTTCTTGTCATTGTTGTGGTGGGAAAGGTCCTGGTTGGTCTTATAGGTCTGAGTGTAAGAACTATAACCTTCATGTGTCTTGTGTGAAGGAGTTGCTTATGGAGAGTTGGCAAGCTATGTATCTTAATGTGGACAAGAACAAGGTAAGGGAGTTGCAGACTAGAATCCCAAGTCTTAAAGGAACTTTGCAAAGCCATCATCATAGGGGGAAAGGTGGGAAGGTAAAGAAGTGTTGCCAGATTGCTGCTGGTGCAGTTCGTGTTATAATCTCAGCAATTCTTGGAGATCCTACGGTTATAATAGGTGCTGTAGTTGGGGCTTTAATATCCAACTGA
- the LOC122073129 gene encoding uncharacterized protein LOC122073129, which translates to MSRMSRTSYSITNKSALMEIRTSPPPILEEDDKKYQILHFSHPQHTLLQITLPSLFTCMGCKEFGAGNRFKCLQCDFELHEFCAMAPPSLKSHSLHSQHSLIFFTKPVKGGNLRSSCDVCSKSIKGYAFRCSTCNFSMHPCCAQLSWEMNFPVHAHNLKLLSSTMSATGDSDFFCYECKRKRSGRVYRCGVCDHYHLHAVCAKNMVNGLYVNGIKAPENPSKFGKVVGVASHVILGLVGGLLESIGEGVGEALFDTMR; encoded by the exons ATGAGCAGAATGTCGAGAACATCTTACTCCATCACCAATAAATCTGCTTTGATGGAAATCAGAACCTCTCCTCCTCCAATCCTTGAAGAGGATGATAAGAAATATCAGATACTCCATTTCAGTCATCCACAGCATACCCTATTGCAAATCACCCTTCCCTCTCTCTTTACCTGCATGGGTTGCAAAGAATTCGGTGCAGGCAACAGGTTCAAGTGTCTCCAATGTGATTTTGAGCTGCATGAGTTCTGTGCTATGGCTCCCCCATCTTTAAAGAGTCACTCACTCCACAGCCAACACTCTCTGATCTTCTTCACTAAACCAG TTAAAGGTGGAAATTTGCGATCAAGCTGTGATGTATGCAGCAAGAGTATAAAAGGATACGCTTTTCGTTGTAGTACATGTAATTTCTCGATGCATCCTTGTTGTGCTCAGCTTTCCTGGGAAATGAACTTTCCGGTGCATGCTCACAACCTCAAACTCTTATCATCCACCATGTCAGCAACTGGAGACTCGGATTTTTTCTGTTATGAGTGTAAAAGGAAGCGATCCGGCCGGGTTTACAGATGTGGGGTTTGTGATCATTACCACCTCCATGCTGTTTGTGCTAAGAATATGGTAAATGGTCTATATGTTAATGGCATCAAGGCCCCTGAAAATCCTAGCAAGTTTGGGAAAGTAGTTGGTGTTGCATCTCATGTGATATTAGGGCTTGTTGGAGGGTTGCTTGAGAGTATTGGTGAAGGGGTTGGAGAAGCTTTATTTGATACTATGcgatga
- the LOC122072591 gene encoding uncharacterized protein LOC122072591, whose protein sequence is MEIRNTNTPPPILEEDDQKEILHFSHPQHKLTQINLPYIFMCKGCKEFGAGNRFKCLQCDFQLHHFCALAPPSVKSHSLHTQHSLVFLTKPGGYLRSSCDVCSKAMKGYAFRCSTCNFAMHPCCAQLSMEMNFPVHAHNLKLLSSTMSTSGDSDFFCSECKRKRSGQVYGCGVCDQYHLHAVCAKNMVNGLYASGIRPPENPRKFGRVVGIASNVIIGFIGTLLEGIGEGVGGALFDTIAKKSSSTSRGI, encoded by the exons ATGGAAATCAGAAACACAAACACTCCTCCTCCAATCCTTGAAGAGGATGATCAGAAAGAGATACTCCATTTCAGTCATCCACAACATAAACTGACTCAAATCAACCTTCCCTATATCTTCATGTGCAAGGGTTGCAAAGAATTCGGCGCAGGCAACAGGTTCAAATGTCTACAATGtgattttcaactccatcactTCTGTGCTTTGGCTCCCCCATCTGTAAAGAGTCACTCACTCCACACCCAACACTCCCTCGTCTTCCTCACTAAACCAG GTGGGTATTTGAGATCAAGCTGCGATGTATGCAGCAAGGCCATGAAAGGTTATGCTTTCCGTTGCAGTACATGTAATTTCGCGATGCATCCTTGTTGTGCTCAGCTTTCCATGGAAATGAACTTTCCGGTGCATGCCCACAACCTCAAACTCTTATCATCTACGATGTCAACAAGTGGAGACTCGGATTTTTTCTGTTCTGAGTGTAAGAGGAAGCGATCCGGCCAGGTTTATGGATGTGGGGTTTGTGATCAGTATCACCTCCATGCAGTTTGTGCTAAGAATATGGTGAATGGTCTATATGCCAGTGGCATCAGGCctcctgaaaaccctagaaagttTGGGCGAGTGGTTGGCATTGCATCTAATgtgataatagggttcattggAACCCTTCTTGAGGGGATTGGAGAGGGGGTTGGAGGAGCTTTATTTGATACTATTGCGAAGAAAAGTAGCTCCACTAGTAGAGGAATATGA